The stretch of DNA CAACTTAATAAGGCGCACCTGCAGTCATTACACTTAAAACCTTCGCCCAGAGGGAGCAGGGAAGAACTGCATTATAGTTTAAAACACCCTGTTTGGTGTTTTCTTAGCATTTCTCTGCAGTCACTCGCATAGACTGGCATTAAAACCAAATAATGATTTTGGCTGTGAGAATGAACTTGGCATGAATGAGAACCGCAATCATGGTGGGGCTGAGGAACAGATAAAAACAGCCGATGGAAGAGGAGCTGTTCTTTATCGGCGCCATGAAACCTTCCAACCCCCGGAGGCCTGCTGTGTCAGGAGCGATAGGTAATGTCGGTCGGAGCTGTTCGGGTCTGATGTGCACACCCTGTGTGCTCCCTCTAGGGTCCTGTTTCGGGCAGATATGTTGCAGCGgcgaagggaggagagagagacgcagGAGCTTGAGTGgctgagagaagaggaagagaaacagaatCGCCTGGAAGTTCTCAGAAACCAGGTGGATCTCTAGCTTAACCCTTTCAACCACTCTAATATCTTCAGTTGAAATTACCCAAAGGGAAGACCTTCTTTATCCCAGTTGAGACATCACTGCCACCCTATGGcggtaaataaaaagaaaatgatcacTATGTGacatgtctcccccccccccccacctccctctctctttatctAAGGTTAGGGTGGTGGCAGAGGCAGACCCAGAGAGGATGATGGCAGATACAGAGGCTTGGAAGGGTCGACACGTGAATGTAAAGGAGTTTGAGCTCCAAAGGCCTCTCTATAGCGTCAACACGTACACCGACACACAGGTGATGCATTATAACATCCACCCTCTTATAACCTTTTTCAATTATTACAAAAGCTCTCCAGCTGCATGCTCCTTTGCCCCTACCTCCTACAAAGTATGAATATTTCCCCAATTTCCCTGAATGTTCCACCATTTAcgtaatgtttattttcatctgAGGTCAAGCTGACCAGTGACCCGTGCAATGCAGGACAATTATGCAAGAGACTTGTATACACAGCCTGCATCTCAAGGCCAGCCGGTCAATCTGTGTGCTGTAGAGTCTCTCCCCGTGTCTGTGTGGTTTTGTCATCACGGTTAGAATTTGCTTATTGAGTAACACAAGCAGTGACTAATGGTTCCCACTCGAGCACATCTTCTCCTCCAATTCCAAACCGTGAAGGATTAGTGAttattcttttttgtgtgtttaatgcaaAGTAAACCACAAAGGTAACAGAGTGGGGTGATTTAGTGGGAAACAGCTggatatgtattatttattgtggATTTTCTTTTGACATCTGTTTTCCAGATTGTGTCTGATCCAAGAGTGCGGGTTGAGCAGGCTCTGCGGGAGGCTGGTCTGCAACACAGCCAGTATGCCAAAGAGGTCCTGTCTGTGATCTCGCCCCCTAAACCCCCGAGACGAGATACCAAATCCACACTCAAATTCTGACCCGGGGGCTTGTTTTGGGTCACATTATTAAGTCCAACCCTTGTTCTGGTtttatcaaatgtaaatatatacattttaataagctGTAAGAATCATATTCACAGTTTAGTGTGACAAAAGGCTTTTAATGTGGACTTTTATTGAAAGTTTTATACACTTCATGAGAAATACAGTATCATTAggtgacaataaaaacatataccTCTAACATATTAAGATGACCTACCTGTACATGTATCAATATTTATTAACTGCTTGTGTGGCAGGAACaactaaatgtaatgtacagtATGTCTCAGTATGTCCCATTTCCTTTTTCACAAGAAAAATGACCACGGATTAATAAGTGCTTCCCATCTAACAAGCAAATAAGAGGAACAACTTTTACGAGTGGAGGCTTCTAATCGACTGCAAACCTCCAATGGATGCGAATCATTTGCTAACACGCCCAACCATTTTTGTTGAGTTACAAGTCCAAGTCAAATATTAAAATCAACACGCAGAACACATTCTTTAGAAAATGAATGTTACCTTACATAAATACCAGAGTATTAAATATTAACCGATACATACTTTCATATACATGTGCAAAATACTTAATATTTGATTTTCATCAATTAAATCAAAGAAATCATAACTTTTTAAATGAGTGTCTAATACAGAtattaacaaattaaaatacaatatatgtacatatcCACATATCAACTATATACACTCTAGTTGGGAAGCTGGGGCTGGGAGGGCAGACGTAGGGACTTCATACAGCGCGTCCCAGACGTTTCTTGATGAAGTGGGACACCAGGACTTGAGGTCTCTGCTGGTACTCCACCAGGACATCATGAGAGGAAGTGATCTGATCTCCCTCGAAGCGGTCCAGCAATGCAACACAAACCACAGCCgctggagagaaaagggagattaTTGGTCATATAGTCCATACTAATTTCCTTGGTCGTCAGGTCAAATCATAAATCATATGAGGATCATATTCTGTACAGTTTATGGCCAATATAGAGGTGTTGCAGAGTCAAGATTGTATCTTTAAAGCCATAAATAAAATCTGTGGCAATGTAGGGAATGTACAGAAGACGTTTTGTCACTTAAACACTACCTTTGAGGCCACAGATGCGGCACATAGCCGCAAATACGGAGGACTCCATTTCAATATTCCTCACGCCGGCCTCGTAAGCTTTCCTGAGATACTCCAGTTTGTCTTCATGAGAGAAGGAGCAAAGAGCTCCGTCAAGTCGGCCTTGACCTGGAGAGACACAGCACAAGATCTGTCACGATCCGACCAATGGTTTTGATCTGTCGAAGTTCTCTGAACATAAACGTTGTGtaaatatgaacacaaacaacCTGAGCATAACACCCTGTGTTTACCTTCATAAAAGTCATGGGTGCACAGGGTGTTTCCAATCACAGTAGGGAAGTTTTGAAGCTCAGAGGAGCACTGCAGAAGCTCATTGGCCACTTCCTCATCCAGCTCAGTGCTTCTGGTCACAACTTTACCCAGAACCACCTGCTCAAACTGGGCGAGGAAGGAGTAGTCCACTGCTTTATCCGTGACCACCACAGTCCCAGGAGCCAGACCTAAAGATGACGCCGGGCAGAAATgtcaaatatgatttattttaaagtcaCTGCCTAATGCCAGGATGGGGGAGTAATTATGTGAAAGCACCCTTTGGAAAAGGTTTTCCAACActtccaaaaacaaaatgcaaagtGCTTACCAACACCGCCAGATGTCCCAAGGcgaaacaggaccacatcacgGCACTGAGCGTGGTGCAGCAGTTTGATGAGCTCATGCAGCATTATAGAGATGGAAGGGACCCCCATTCCATGCTGCGATGGAAACAAGATCAGGATAGAAATTACTTTAAAAATGGTGACATTATTAAACCAGTAATGCGATATTTTGAAGCACTTGCCTACTAGGATAGCATATGGCATAGTTCTGAAATACTTACACTCATAGAGAGCACTGGTCCCACTTTATACATGCAGTAGCGATCAGTGGCCTCGCAGATGTCGCTGACTTCCTCTGGGTTTCCAGGCATCTCTAGTTCCTGGTGGATGAACTGGGCGAAAGCCTTCATTCGATTCGAGCTGCCTCCAACACATACAAACTACGGGAAGCAGAGAAAGGGGACGAGTGATTTCGGTTGTCTCGCTTTTGAAATCGTAAAACCCCAAATGATGatttttgatttgatcatttcaCAAACCTTAATATCTCCAAACATTTCTGGAAGATTGTGAGTCTTGGTGCCCAAGCTGAAGTGGTAGAGAATATCCTCCTCCATGGTGTCCAAGTAGGGATTTTTCACTTGGACTAGTTGTCTACGAGCAATATATAGTACGGCATATTAATAAAGGGTCAATCAGTGCTCCGAATGGATTACTAAAACACATTACAATGGGTTTTGTGCAGCGACAAAAAGTAAATTCCAATCTGAGTTGATGTTCCCAAATACTTACTTGATATACTCATTGTGGTCATTCCCCATACAGTTAAGCAAAATTGGGGCCATGACAGCAGGAGACGCTTTGAAATCcagtttaaatttttttttaaaaacctcttaATACTCgttgtgtctgtttttgaaAAAGAGTTGTGTCTGACTACAGAGCTGATATAGTGGTGACCTCTGGCCCTGCCACTGATTGGTTCCAGAGAGAGGAGTAGCACCCCTCCTTGCTCTCACAAAAACATCCACCAGTCCCAAACAAGCGGAGCGAGATCAATCCTGTGAAAGCGCTTTGGCCCAGTTCCAAAGCGTCAGTGTAccttcaaaaagaaaaccacCTGTAGTGGTTGAATAACACAAGTGTTATGACATACAGCTTTGCCAGAGAACACTGAGATAACCTCTCACATCGACATGTAATACTTTGTTGTGGCGAaacaaagaccccccccccacacacacacacacacacacacacaaggtattATGCGGCAAATTAATAATGTTCACATTTCAGCCCGTGATAGAAAGAGTATATAAGACAAAAAAATTAttctttgattttatttgaataatccaacttgtttccctttgcagagtAACAGATACAGCAAAAACAAACGAGTCACTGGTGCTTTCTTTACTTAAGGAATGCAGTTAATGGCGCACCACTAACacgcacaataaataaaaggtcCTCTAGCTTTAATTCAATGAAACAATTTCACACTTGAGTAATACATCTGACATGACACATCATTCTAAActaagtaaaacatttaatgtgGCTCATGATAAAATTAAGTTAATTAGTTAGTTGAAATTAATAAATGGAGGAGGGATGGCAACTATTCCTGTTGGAAGCATTGGAGTTTGTAGTCTTTTTCCCACGGCACTGGCAGTCTTCAATCTGTTGACATGTATAGAAACACAAGTCATTCTCCTCATCATAATTTAATCACACTGTCAAGAAGCATCTTAAATTCTTAATGGTTGAAATCTTCAAGTTCACACCCGTGGCTTCATTTCCTTCTATAATCGTGAGGTGAATTTTGAGAGCAACAGGGGAGGATATGATTAACGGTGACTTGGAAGATTGTAACTGAAGCTGTCAGAAACCCTGTGCGACTTACTGGACAAATCAATGGTGGCTGTGTCGTCTTCAACATAACCAAAGCTCAACAGCTTAGACATGTCGACAGGAGCTGGATTCTTGTCAAACATTCTGAGAACACCAAAGTCATAAAGTGAACGTCATGGAAATGCAGATTTTGGAAAAACTTTTCATGAAAATGAAACCAAATGGTGCTTTTGTAGTTCCCAATGtattggacatttttgtcatcCCCACAAAGTGTCTCTTAGATTTCCATGAGGGACTACAGCTGACACAGCAAACATTTAATATGGACCCTACCCTTTAAACATTATATAAGATAAACTCTGGTACTCATtgcaaaagattttttttacaattgccAGGTCATTTCTAGACTCTGTGTTCTTTTGACTCGCAAAGTCAATAT from Cyclopterus lumpus isolate fCycLum1 chromosome 21, fCycLum1.pri, whole genome shotgun sequence encodes:
- the upp2 gene encoding uridine phosphorylase 2 produces the protein MAPILLNCMGNDHNEYIKQLVQVKNPYLDTMEEDILYHFSLGTKTHNLPEMFGDIKFVCVGGSSNRMKAFAQFIHQELEMPGNPEEVSDICEATDRYCMYKVGPVLSMSHGMGVPSISIMLHELIKLLHHAQCRDVVLFRLGTSGGVGLAPGTVVVTDKAVDYSFLAQFEQVVLGKVVTRSTELDEEVANELLQCSSELQNFPTVIGNTLCTHDFYEGQGRLDGALCSFSHEDKLEYLRKAYEAGVRNIEMESSVFAAMCRICGLKAAVVCVALLDRFEGDQITSSHDVLVEYQQRPQVLVSHFIKKRLGRAV